CTTTCCGGTTCCAGAAGGTCTTGCAAGGTCAAGAAATTCTTCCAAGCCAACCATATGGAAGAGCACTGTCAATAGAGGAGGCTCGAGCTAATGGTCGCTTTGGACATTTTGATGGTTATCAGTTGCTTAACTCCAGAAATGGGTGGTCTGTGCAGATGCATGACAATGCTCCGCATTTGCATGCATCTGTTACACCTTCACAGGTGTCATCTCCATCATCCGTGTTAATGTTCCAGCAAGCAGTTAATCCAGTTTCTAACAGTGATTATAATACTAAGAAACATAGTAAGATGTACCAAGGTTTATGTGCATCTGAAGTGAAAGCTAGAACATTTGCATCTCCCCCATCTGATGATCTTGCTTTCTCTAGGCGAGCTCCAGAAAGGGCTAGTTCTTTAGGTATGTTTGATGTTCGTAATCGGCTGGGGAGTTCACAGTCACACAATTCTGTGTCAGCATTGAGAAACAATCAAGAGTTGGTTTCCTCATGTAAAAGTAGTTGTAGACTCTTTGGTTTTTCATTGACTGAGGACACACATGTTGCAACCAAAGAGGTTGATGCCTCTACCATCACTTTACCAATGAATGCTGGACCTTCCTTTACTAGAATTGTTGAAGATGAGTTTCATCCCAGCAGGGCACTGCAGAGCAAGGCGGTTGGAAGTAACTGCACAAAGGTAACTGATCTATGAATCTTTTCCATGCATGATGTAATTGTTCATCTAATGCTTCACTGTCTGTGGATAATTCTTCCTACTCTATGCAGGGTGTGTTGCAGTATTGAACTTAGAATCATGTGTGTCAGCTAATATGACTCACTGGAATTGATAAGCTGAAGAGTTGGTCCAttgttttgctctggttatgtGCTTTGTTATAATATCCTTGGATTTCAGTGACGAGGAAAATTGTTGTTTGCTTGATTTAGTTAATTTTACCTAATGTTGGCTATGACCAAAGTTGAAGTACTTGTGTATTTATGGTTTGTGCATAGGCAATGTGACCTGTACGAGAATGCTACTCGAGTAAAAACTATTGTGGTAATACTATGCATCTTTATCCAACCCTTTGAATGTATTTATTAAACATCTTTATCAAGATGTTCAACTTTCATATGGAAAAGGGTATGCATCCTTAAACGTCTCGAAACAGTAAGTGGAACTTTCTTCAACCGGTACTTGTCAGTGATTTCTGGTCACTGCAAAAAACCAAGTTGCGGAATGCTAATTGGGTCAAAATCCTATTTCCTCTCAAAGTCCAAAAACAACACTTTTTTAGTGACAGGGAAGTCTTTGGTTACAGGTGGATCATAGCCATGGACCAAACACATCACTCTGATTAATTTATCTCGTATATTTGTGGAAATCTTCAGTGCTGGTATTTGACTAGATAGTAGTTTTTCTCGTAGAATGGTTGATGAAATTGTGTTTGAAAGTAGAATTGGTCAAACTCAAGTGATATAtcaaaaaatgtaaattttatacCGAAAGCAATATACTCTTGGTAAATTAAAACTTCTCAGAAGTATTTCATTGTATAACCTTATGCTTGGAACTATTTCATCTCTAAATTTTCTTACCATTTAGCATGAAAACACTTATAAAAGCAATTAaagattattaatttaaaaatggtcttgttttcaaatataaatttgcattttttaaattgaggAATTTGTgctacaaaatattattttaaataattaattttaattatttcccCAAATTGGTGCACGGGTTGAAGtacaattttagtttttttttctttaaatttaaggTACACTTGTGCTTCTAAACTAGTTTTAGTGTGTATTAAACACCTAGGGGCTTGTTTACTGGCactagtttttttatttgtaatggtataatttttattttatttacttattttaatttaggttGATTGCAAccaaagttaaattttttttaatgtaaattgaAAAGGTGAGAAAagtttatacaaaattttatcataaaataattgtatattgaaGAGAAGTAACTctttattgtttcatttaaaaCTGGATCATTCATTTCATTACTAAtaatagtgttttttttttattgttctctTTACATATTAGGATGTGAATAAATGTTAAAACTGTACATGACGATCAAACAATAATTGTCATTTCAAACTGGGCGAAAgaattaatttcataaaatttattaatggaTTTCAATATGTAAACTTATAAATGCTAACAGAAACATACCAGAATAACTTTCATGtatgtcctttttttttaattaaccataatcttttttttttcgaatttggttttggttttgacAAAATTCGATAGAAGACTAGTGTTCCTTGGAAACAAAGTTAATCACTCGTGTTGCACAAGAAATACGGAAACTTAGTCAAATCCCAAATGAAAAACCAAACGACAAAAATATGAACTTCTAGAACAAGGTCgcgtaaatatttttttccactTTTGTTAACATCTTATTGATGTgtattgaataatattttgtcTACTTTCATATATTCAATAAttcaatatattaattaaaacatgCCCAGCTGGCTTTTTATTATCTACTGTCTCCCCCATACGtcattattttctctatatACCTTCGAACTCATTTCCAAATGAGTTTCTTAAGATATTGGCTTTGGATTCTCTTGTTTTTAGTAAGTTTACGAATTCTGATTCGTTAGTTTCGATTCTGCATGCTTAAATTTGCCATTGTTGATGTAACTCGCTAGCATTTTGTGTATGTGTTGTTAGAAATTTTCTGAGTGAGcctttgtaaaaaaaaaaaatggaccaaaTATAAAAATCGGTTTAATATATtagttaaactttatttaaatataattgcaCTTATGATGTTTGATGATATTTAGTAGTTTTTATTTTCGAGTCCAaaccttttttccttttctgtgTCGTAACAAATGAAAAATCTGACTCCAATAAGATAAAGTCTTGGTTACAGAGCTTCTTCAAGCCATCACTTTCAACTTTAAAGTGACATAATTTACTTACCTTAAAGTTTATGAAACGAAAAGTAAAAGAAAGTGAACGTAACAATTCTGGTCAAAAACAGCAAACCTTCCAACATCTCTAATTGCCAACAACACGAAGTGCCAAACCTTCGTAAAAACATAACTGTTGGGTTAGAtagtatagaaaataaaaatgtcacatgtcaagttATTTTTGGGACAACATAGAGATGAGAAAGGTGATTTACTTCCTAAAAAATGACATTCTTAACTTTCAGTTGGGACTTGGGACCATATGTCATTAATCTTTTTTTCGATATACAGGACCACATGTAATTAATGTTGCACTGATATCCCTTTTTTCCTCATGTTTTTACCTCTAGTCAAATTTCTCATTCTTACCATAAATGCTAAAGTATTTATGGCCTTTAAAATATAGATGTCTTCTTAGAGGCTAGAGAGATAAGGTTGTTAAAGTatgagaaatatataaaaataaataaattatgtaatccatttattttaattaccaaaaccTATCTACTTCCTAcataagtcatttttttttggCTAATAATTAATCAATCTCCCACAGTCTTTGTTGAGTGCATTTTCTGAGACAATTTCATAATCTGTCTCCAGGGTTGATTACCTCACTTTTAGTCATGGATTCATCATGGTAATGCAAAATGTCTGATAAACAAGTTTGTGTTCATATAATgaaaaatctaatttattaCATTGGTTGCTATATATACTGTTATCCCATGCCCATTTTGCAGAAGGAAGTAACTTTGACTTCCAAAAGTATACAAAAGGGGCTCTGGAGAAAGATTTCAGAGTGGTAGTGGGATTAAGGTACTGACACTACCCACCATGACTTCAATGAAAGCGACTCAATATTATATCATCCATTCTCGTTTTGCAGTGCCAAAAATTCATCAGAAATATAATTGCATTCTGTGAGCACACTCTGTACATATATTCTTCAATTCAAATGGTAACAATTAAACTAGATAATTATGCTCAAAGAACTTGCATTTtgctttctctctttttccttcTGCAGCATTCCACACCCCTCTAATGGTAAGTCCTTTTTCTTGGCCATGGCACTTTTTGGATATAATAATAAGTGGTATTCGGTTTTATGTTGTATAGGTGCTTTTATTGGTGGGAACAAAGCTATAAAGCATTATAACATACATGTGTTTGGACAGTCATGACATGACAAATCCCAGATGATTAAAGGGACTTTTCCCTATCAGACCCAGTGACCGCTTTTTCTGGTTTGGATGACCATAATTTATTTCTGCACCCCCATGTTTTCTTTCCCACCccatactttttaaaattccaATTATACCCCTTCTGTAATTAATAGAACAagatattttagattataccATCCGTAATACAAATTTACATTTGAATTGCACAATCTATAATACAAATTTGGAGGCAATTAGGAGTGCAAATTTGTAACAAGGGTAACTAAGTCATTTCATCAAGACTGTGGGGTTGCAGGAAGAAAACATGGGGATGCCGGAAGAAATCCCCTTGGATGACCTGCTTTTAGGCTCCAATTGGACAGGCCCATCATCTATCTAAACTTCTTTTAACATTAGAAATTTTGTCTCAGTCAGTGAGCATATCAGAAGTCTCACTCACAGGGTTACTGCTACcgattaaaacattttataaggAAATATTTAATGCATGAAACCTTATGGATTGGTTTTTAGAAAAGAGGATCAAGTCAAACTTTTTAtttgattcttttaaaaatgaagACCGGATGAAGTATCAGCAGGTTTACTTATAAATGTAACGGatataagttttaataaataaaataacaaatatctaAGGAAGAGAAAACCATTTCTCCTTCTCTTTTCGGTGATATTAGAATTATACCAAATTGTCTAATAGGACAACAGAGTAAAGTTCTTTTCGGGTCAATTTTTTAACTgacactaaaatataaaataatttataaataagctATATAGTAGTGGAGAAGAAGTATATCATGGTACCAAATCAACTTGTAAACTCAACTACTACTTtcttaatatgaaaaaaaaaatacatctatttgtttcaaatttaaaacaGCAATAGAACACGAATCTGGTTGAAGTTCATAATCTCACACATTTCTCTCTACTTGTTGAATTTGCCAAATGAAGTACGAGAAAAGAAAACATtgttatataaatgaataaaaaagagtCGTGAAAAGTACGTGTATAGTGATAGGAATGgtattatatatgatttatatAAGTTTGGGTTTGGAGTAGTAAAATATTAGACGTATAAGGTGAGAGTTTCGTCACTACTTACGTTGCAAGGGTCCATTAAAATGACGTGCATAAAATGTGGAGAGTGTGTGGGAGATGATTTGTGTGGGCGATTGATTGGTGAATATTTTAGTGATTACCCAATACACATCTAAAACCATTGGAAAGTCAAATTTTGCGTACAAAGGAAGTGTGGAATAATGTGGATACTGGATCGTGTGGTCCCTCTCAAGATtctatataataaaaactatggTAGTTGATGGAGTACATGGTTTTAACCTTTCATGGGGCGAAAGTGACTATGGAGAAGATAAGTCATAAACCATGAAATCCATATATAGacgtattttattttattttgttttcttttgtttcgaCGCTTTTCAATTGCTGGCTATGTGCCACCTTTGCATTTCTCACTCTGCAATTGTCAAAAAATAATGGATATTTATGCATACACTCTACACTTGTATTGTATAGCTTTGAAGGTTCAAAAATAATCAATAcgtaattattgtatttttttttctttgaatttgaatatTCAAATAAATGTGGTATAGAGTGAAGGGTGGAATGGTCACAATAGGCGTGTAACATGCACACAATGTAATGGTATaggtataaataattaatatgcatcTACTTTAGACTAAATAGAGATGTATATTAGTTGCTTCGGGTtccattattttcctttttggtGGGCGCGGGTGTTTATTACAAAAGGAAAATAGAATACTACCTTTTTCtgacaaattataaatataccGAAAATCTAGTGTTTGCTTATTTTTGCCATTGTGTATAAAATAGGAATCTTTTGCTCCTGCAAGGAAATATCCGAAAGTTGAGTTGCCTTCAagttataattagaaaaaacagAATGTGAATGTCTCTAGGTGGTAAAACAATGCTCAACGTTGAATTCAATAACATATTAATACTTCACAAGCTGTCTAAGCTCAATAATACCCAACACTGCATTCAAAGTATCCTtcttttttggaaaaaaaaaattgctttttttttgttggaattcgtagaaaataatatatcttcATAACTCGAATAAtcgtataatttaaaaaaaataatccttGTGTCCTAAAGTTTCTAACCTCAGTGACTACGGAAGTACTGTATTACATCTGCCAGAAACCTGAACGGTCTTGTTCCCATGAGAATCTTTTGAATGCATCACTGTCCACCTCCACCATCATCATCCAATATTGGTTGTTTGCTTATTTTAATGTCATAATGATGGAGATGCATATACATATTTTGAAGACTAGTAGCTCATTACACAAAATGCTATTACTTACCTGTCAAACACCTTATCCACAATCCTCTCTACCATCATTCTTAACCTTTTCgatgatttaattttaaccatgaaactgtgtgaaaaaaaaaaacacgtaacttcattaaaagaaaagacATACATTTCGTTTTTAAATATGAAGAATTGAATTCTATTGTTAAATCTAGCACTACCTCGGTATAAATGACTTTGTAATTCTAAACCCGCACTTAATTCGCAAACAGCAAGATGTGTATATACATTGAATGGGACAAGGTAAAGAGGTATACATAAAGTGCATGTGCAAACTAGTCCAAACAAAAATCACGTTCAATTCTGAATTAAAAGACGTCGACAGAACACGATGTACctaataaaatgtttatacaCACGACTTAATCCAGCAtgtttcttttttgtgttagaTTCATCTCCAAGGATGTATCTCATTTAGagggaaaaaaataaacaaaaactgaTGGGTAACAAAAGTTTAGAAAGTGAAatagaaagtaaaatttatgacaaaagTGGATGGGTAACAGAGTGTTTGAGTTCAGGACCCCATAACACGTTGTAATTGATGGGTTTGATTTAATGTTTTGTGAATGAGAAATGAATCTTATCTAGTCAACCACCTGTGAGAGaccattttataatattattattgtattaaaaaatgaaaaaactcaagaaaaacGTGTAGTGGGACTGAACCACCCACACTCGCTCACTCGGAACACTCAGATTGGAAAAAACGACAGCTCCTGAACATATGGACGGTGAAGATGGTTGTGCTTCCCACAAGCACGTGGCCAGCCAATGGAGTTCCTTCAAATGGATAACGACGTCATCGCAACGTTGTCGTTTTCGCTGCACCGTCCTTTACTGTGTCTCACTCACTACAACAATGCTTCTCACTCTTATACACTATTATATTACAGCCCCTCAAGATGTGTCTCTGGACGGTGCCACGTCACCCCTGTTTATGCAATTAccatttgaatgaaaaaaactatattttactaaattattgCTCCCCTCACCAAAATATATGATTTCACCACCATCAATCATTTCATCACTTTTTAATTATTCCACTTACCATATTTTTCTCTCAATTCAATGAATTAAAATCTGCATgctttacaaatatttatattctacttttttggattttaattcTGTTCAAACATAATCTTTGTTATATTCCTCGTTATATATGTGTCTGATTTCGGGGTGAGTAAAATACAACTgccaaaataaaacagaaataTTTGTTGAAgcgtaaatatatttaattagatgTAACAAATGATCATAGTTTTTTGTCCGAACCAaaatttgaaaggaaaaaaaattgttgaaaaatgaAACTCTAAATGATCTAATTTTGCCTCTTTCCTTCTAAGAAAattaccaaatttatttttatacatggaatttatttttctttttagaactcagttcaataaaaaatttatttaatattatgaaattaatataaatcaCAGCAAACTCATACGAGCAGAGGATTGAGCCCACAGAATGGTACTTGTAATTAAAttgtttgaatatatttatCAATGTTTCTctgttaaaatgaaaaaaaattatttgaagtcATGTCACCTAATGCTGTCCTTCAGTTCAGGAAGATATTTTTCTCACGAAGTACAGCCTGTTAagatttaaaattcaacaaaCTAATTACGGTTGAAAATACAAGCGTAACTgtctgttttttttaattaggatatcttataattttgtatgaaaatattattttttattttatataatttttgaatatatgaaaatagaataagtaaatattatttattgtgtGTCATATTTTAACGTTGGAATAAAatggataatattttaaatacttataCATTAAGTATACATAGAatgtgattttttcttttaattaggaGTGGATTTCTTACGGCtattcattaatttaatttttaattttttcactattataaattatgtaaaataacttcaaaatattattaaaataaaattatatatatatatatatatatatatatatatatatattgttggacaaataaaaataatatatcttgaAAAGTCCTACATCACTTagaataactaaaaaataagtgttagtgactatataatggactTTAAGTCCATGATATTTCTTGCTTTGAGTCAAAGATACTTCAAGCTTATTTTTGACTCTTCTTATTTGTTAATGCTCTTATAATAAGAGCGTTGTGAGTTTGGGTTAAATTTATTGCTTTGGAGAGTGTGAGTGCAATCGATGTATGAATGTGTTGTCTatgtatttttttgtatttattttatttctctattaataaaGTGATTCTTGAtggatttttttcaatatatatatatatatatatataaagttttatttttttatacgtGTACTTGTTATGTTTATGTGGGAAAAATTACTGCATTTTCATCAAAAtagtataattattaaaatctactaaattttatatatcttaaaagattaaaatagacAATTGTATTTGTCTGCAagatttatttcaaataaattgtgcTCTAAAGACAACTTTTTTAACttctttaaaaacatatttgtctAGAAATACGACAAATGTTATAAAAAGCTAAAATAGGATCTAGAAAAACAATCTTAGATAACCTTTATCCATAGCTGGATGTTTTATTTGTCCAAAATCAATTCAATAATTTGCCAATGCAAGTAGACCACACCACCTTCTTCTAATTTTAACATGTTCCATATCATTTATAATTGATAAGAAAGATACATAAACTTTATCAAACCTAAACTGATTTTTTGTAATTGAACTGTGATGGATTTGTTAAACCCAACCttttccatatttgaaaattctTCCCGCTTGGGACAGTGATCACAGTTCTTTAACCTTACTATCACAGCATAGGATCATGTGAATTTATCTTTTGTGTTGCATccatctattttttatatatgtgcaACATTGTTTCCAAAATCACATAGACAAAGATCAATACCAATTAAGATGACATTTCCACATAGGTGCTAATCACGGGGATGCAGAGAGGGTCAttttagtaaatattattttatctttcttatcttttctcCTCATTGACCACACTTTCTTCCACCTAAAACCCACTCATCGTTATTcttgtattatttaattctCCAACATTTTGtatggaaagaaagaaaaatataaaattaaaaaaaattatgatgtgatgagaaataatttatataatttatgtattttaaggTGTGATATAGTTAAGATGTGAAAATTCACGATAGTATATATAAGATAACCTTATTTAAAAGTATAAgacaaaacacaaaatataaataacaataaaaacgttatacaaataaaataacataacatGTTACTGTTGTTACTCtgtaacataacaaaactcataaatataaaagaagttaaagtgatataaaagttttaattattaaataattacaacaattaataaaaacaattatatttacaCAATTTTctctaataaaattatttataaaatgttaatttttttcctacTAGTATGAAGCCTCCACTATCATTAAAAATGtctaataaatttacaaaaaacaaaatatctgTACCATTATCCATGGATATATACATTATTACTCCAACGTATATGTCTattcatttcacctaaataaattattgatatataaattgataatataaaacattgaattATTAACACGTAATAAGTTGTCTATGCAAAGAAGGAAGTTAAGCAGTGATATACAAAATGAGAAGAAGTTAGTAAGAAAGAAAGGTAACTGATTTATCGggacaaaacaaaacataaaacattgGAGAGAAGCATCTCAGCATTTCATCATGTCATGGATGTAACTTCCCCGAATGTGTTGACCGCGTTGGTGACGTAATAGCGCGTCACCCGCAACAGCGGTGACGTACAATTATGTAACTGCCGTTGACGTTACAGTCCCCCTCCCTTCACTTTCTTTATATTTCCATCTCTGTCCTCCTTTACTCCTCCCTCTTCCAcacctttctctctttctcttttctctctctaccATGCACCAAGCCATTCCCTACAGAACTTGCATCCCTGCCGGCGGCGGACGTGACCAGTCACACGCTGGAGGGACCGTGGAATCCAATGGTGCTGATCCAGCCAGTGTGGCCACAGTGGTTTCAGAAAACGCCGTCGTCATCATTGGGAGACGGGACTGCTGCATGTGCCACGTGGTCAAAAGGTTGTTACAAGGCCTTGGAGTCAACCCTCCCGTTTACGAGGTTCACGAGGACCACGAAGCTGCCGTTGCTCGCCACCTCTCCCCCCACACCGCAGAAACACTCCAGTTTCCGGCGGTGTTCCTTGCCGGCAAACTCTTCGGAGGGTTGGAACGTGTCATGGCCACTCATATATCAGGTGAATTGGTTCCCATATTGAAGGATGCTGGTGCCTTGTGGCTCTGACTAATTTACCTcttttttttaccaaatttcTTGAGAGGGAAATTAATCACATATAGAAAAATTTTCTTTGATTgatttccttcttcttcctttttttttttcctttttctaaaagGCTCTTGGATGGGAGAGAGGAACTGCGTGGTGTTGTGAATAACTGCGTCATGTTGAGAAACGAAGAGATTCTGTACATTATGTTTCAGTTAGTTAAATTTGACCTACAAGTTCATCTTGAATCTTGAGAATCTCTCAGAGAATCATATTCTAACTGTGCTCGAGTCACCTATTTAtgctaaaaggaaacaaatgaaTCCAGAATAACTAAGAGGCAAATGTGCTGTCTGTAACTAGTTGTATTATGAATatgatttgatatttttttaattacaatagTTCtcttattttagaattttggttaatttgtgtttttttttaattacaaataagGTGCCCGATCTATattcgtttttttcttttgtaccGGATGAGAGAAGGagatgtttttaatatattagtttTGAATGAGTAGATGGGGACATGAAGTTGATGATGATATTGGATCTGAATGAGTTTGATTATTTGAAGCAGATGCATACGAGAAAACCAGACCAGGTCAATCGTACCCAATATATTGCGTAGAAAATACCAAATTTACATATCTTCTTTCTGTCAAGAAAAGTCTAACTGtgcattatttagaaaattaattttaaattagttattattaacaAAGAGCGATGAAGATTTATTAAAGTTGAGTTAGAGATTACATTATGAATATGGTACGTAAAGAGCTTTCGAATCACCTGATatccaaaaatcatttttttttattaaataagatatCGATATTCTGAcaccatttttttatatattttttcattttcttattttttcttcatctctttgTCATATTTTTGTCACCATTACCTCTTATTTatcctattttctttttttttctcttttctacattattcttcttctttttaatattttttatttattaataaatattttactgtATTTCATAAGAAAACCGTGACCATATTTCGGATAgataaaagtaaatttgaataaaagatGTTAAGGCgctaaatttgaaaataatattacaagGTTATTCAtgtttagaattttaaaattataaaattaaaaagctaaaaaaaaatatgagattacaaaaattaacaaattacaaaattatataatttgaaaaagatataaatataaaagtttctAACAAAATATTAAGTGATAATATACGACTATGTGAAGATATTTAAGGAAAGTGAGAGTGTAAGATAATTACTGTATTAcagtattaataaaaatatttaattgaatgaactcaatggaaaaattttaaaatatcaaacattCAATCtcaacaatttattaaaaactaaattacatttttttcaaatttattaaaaacttagtacataattaaacctaaaatttatCACTAATTTTCACAAGCTTTAATTACAAATACTTTCATTATTTCACAACCTTTCCTAATTTAGAGAAATTGACTTTCAGCTTACTTTATCCTAATTCattctttcaaattaaaaaagagaaacacatacttaaaagatgaattaaacttaaatttagtCCATCTTACGGATTTCTCGTGCCGCAAGGCTGTGAATTTTGCCGCTGAGATTTCGACCTTTTGAACGAGACAGCAAAAACTATGTTAGGATGCAAATGACCAGGAGGTCCTGGCGTGGATAGAGCTTTAAGGGTTCCGTCAGAACACATAGAGGGTTAAAAATGTCATTTCACGGTCTTTCTCTCCAAGTTTAAACATCCGCTCCTTTTGAATTTGCCGGTTCTCAACACAAGTCAGGCACCTAAGAAAGAACTTGAAGAAGATGATAAACTTTTTCAGTCGAAGAAGGGACAATCCCGCCGATTTCTCACCGTCGGCGACTCCTTCTTCGTCGCCGGTGACGGGTCCGGCGAGGCCAATTCGCCTTGTCTATTGCGACGAGAACGGGCAGTTTCGCATGGACCCGGAAGCCGTAGCCATACTCCAGCTCGTCAAGGAGCCCGTCGGCGTGGTCTCTGTATGTGGCCGCGCTCGCCAGGGCAAAAGTTTCATTCTGAATCAGGTGAACTTTCAAGTGAGGTCAATGAATGATTTTTCCTTTGGTGTTTAGGGTTTAATACCTTGTAGTTTACAGGCATTTTACGTAACCATTGGTAATGGCGTTCCGTGCTGTTAGAGATACTGTATAGGTTTAATAACTGGGGTTTTTAAGTTCTACCTATGCATGGATAATGATCCAGAGATGTAATTtaagttaattgtttttttacaaGTCTTGGATTTCATAGGGTGCCCAAGCCCTATGTATGAGATGCTCGGCAGAGTGGGTTCTCTAAATAAGCCATACTTAGCAATAGTTCTTAGGTTGTGTGACTTTTCTAGAATTATTGAAATGCTCATACCACTCCGTTAGTATGTGAATCGGGGACTGCTTTTGTGTGCCTAATGAGACGCTGTCTGTTGTGTCTGCTGTGTTTTATGGATTGTAAGTATGGACGAGAAAAGGTCGTGAACCACTTTTCTTGTTAGGTAAACTCTCTGGCTTTGACTTTAAAGTGAAGGAAAAGGGTGATGGATTCTATGCATAAGGTTTGAAGCTCATGCTATATGATCAATGAAAACACCCCGTCAACAAAccattttattgttgtttttaattaaatattttgccTCTTCACAAAATGTTATTTTCT
This portion of the Vigna unguiculata cultivar IT97K-499-35 chromosome 6, ASM411807v1, whole genome shotgun sequence genome encodes:
- the LOC114187140 gene encoding glutaredoxin-C9-like; its protein translation is MHQAIPYRTCIPAGGGRDQSHAGGTVESNGADPASVATVVSENAVVIIGRRDCCMCHVVKRLLQGLGVNPPVYEVHEDHEAAVARHLSPHTAETLQFPAVFLAGKLFGGLERVMATHISGELVPILKDAGALWL